The Metabacillus sp. B2-18 genome has a window encoding:
- a CDS encoding PadR family transcriptional regulator codes for MSHKNSPKKFALNMSAAQFTKFYILHLLQTKPSGMISEHFKEEFKKIGGQWVPAPSTLLDTLHDMTNDGLLTRRDSYKSLEKRRQRVYYYTLTEQGKEEFDILKKKYLILFQEQKEIIERILKTVFN; via the coding sequence TTGTCTCATAAGAATAGCCCTAAAAAATTTGCACTTAATATGAGCGCTGCTCAATTCACTAAATTTTATATCCTTCACCTTCTCCAGACAAAACCAAGCGGTATGATATCAGAACATTTTAAAGAGGAATTCAAGAAGATTGGTGGCCAATGGGTACCAGCTCCGTCTACCCTTCTTGACACCCTACATGATATGACAAATGATGGTTTATTAACCCGTAGAGACTCCTATAAATCTCTCGAAAAGAGGCGACAACGTGTATATTACTATACATTAACTGAACAAGGGAAAGAAGAGTTTGATATTCTTAAAAAGAAATACCTTATTTTGTTCCAAGAGCAAAAGGAAATTATCGAACGTATCTTAAAAACAGTTTTTAATTAA
- a CDS encoding helix-turn-helix domain-containing protein, whose amino-acid sequence MNEILMVQKNMIDVAKELFKSHVSIVEDWENKWKILSDNPYEDGIVDTASFRAYLLILEEITNEYNLPISNLKSWIHNYRDRIVSFVEPFIENEWSYNRSRKNARDIKSENQELVTSLVNTEFAESGSALIFHKLRETISKNEFKDIQVYPTAQISDERKKMKAIAQVRNEANKGLRLTSSEIEQWQNLTDHAISVMDDLTADIFDIISIMWMKKAQYKDEMIHFHCDDALNLRNIQGRSGGEGEYQTGYRKKDRDDVMKRLAALSSIWIRIEKDELRLVDEETKNIDRLEQVQFNPLFLVDSITVAYRGDEPVGIYECSIRPGEIMSHFLFGARKESGFLALKALQYNPIRQKYHKRLARYLAWQWRIRQKKADYFRPYNLSGDKGILKVMGLEINERYPQRTKETVENVLDTLLEDKIIDNWEYIGDFDGISSKKFWLEGWLNSQVRIIPTTDLLSQYKKENIEERQTINTISMLQSLIEKEKKIVSEYENSTNDDTNALASLFTKERKKRNLSISAAASQIGVSHSTLSRFERGQIKKPTNENIEKIKNWLGIEDLD is encoded by the coding sequence ATGAATGAGATACTGATGGTTCAAAAAAATATGATTGATGTGGCAAAAGAGCTATTCAAATCACATGTTTCTATAGTAGAGGATTGGGAAAACAAGTGGAAAATACTTTCTGATAATCCTTATGAAGATGGAATCGTTGATACAGCCTCATTTAGAGCCTACCTACTAATATTAGAGGAAATTACAAACGAGTACAACCTACCCATTAGTAATTTAAAATCGTGGATTCATAATTATAGAGATAGGATAGTATCTTTTGTAGAGCCATTTATAGAAAATGAATGGTCTTATAATAGAAGTAGAAAGAATGCAAGAGATATTAAGAGTGAAAACCAAGAACTTGTCACTAGTTTAGTAAATACAGAATTTGCTGAATCAGGAAGTGCACTTATTTTTCATAAATTACGAGAAACAATTAGTAAAAATGAATTTAAAGATATCCAGGTATATCCGACCGCTCAGATATCAGATGAAAGAAAAAAAATGAAAGCTATAGCCCAAGTTAGAAATGAGGCAAATAAAGGATTAAGACTAACATCATCTGAGATTGAACAATGGCAAAATTTAACCGATCATGCTATTTCGGTTATGGATGATTTAACCGCAGATATTTTTGATATTATTTCAATTATGTGGATGAAGAAAGCCCAATATAAAGATGAGATGATTCACTTTCATTGTGATGATGCTTTAAATCTAAGAAATATACAAGGTCGTAGTGGTGGAGAAGGGGAATACCAGACTGGTTACAGAAAAAAAGATCGCGATGATGTAATGAAAAGATTAGCAGCCTTATCTTCAATATGGATACGTATTGAAAAAGATGAATTAAGACTAGTAGATGAAGAGACAAAGAATATAGATAGGCTTGAGCAAGTTCAATTTAACCCTTTATTCCTAGTTGATAGTATTACAGTTGCTTATAGAGGAGACGAACCTGTTGGAATATATGAATGTAGTATTAGACCTGGAGAAATAATGAGTCATTTCCTTTTCGGCGCAAGAAAAGAGAGTGGATTCCTAGCTTTGAAAGCATTACAGTATAATCCAATAAGACAAAAATACCATAAACGACTAGCACGTTATCTAGCATGGCAATGGAGAATAAGGCAAAAAAAAGCAGATTACTTTCGTCCTTATAATTTAAGTGGGGACAAAGGAATTCTTAAAGTAATGGGGTTAGAGATTAATGAAAGGTATCCCCAACGAACAAAAGAAACTGTTGAGAATGTATTGGACACTTTATTAGAAGATAAGATTATTGACAATTGGGAGTATATTGGAGATTTTGATGGAATTTCATCAAAAAAATTCTGGTTGGAAGGTTGGCTTAATTCTCAGGTGCGTATTATTCCTACTACGGATTTATTAAGTCAGTACAAAAAAGAAAATATTGAAGAAAGGCAGACAATTAATACAATCAGTATGTTACAAAGCTTAATAGAAAAAGAAAAGAAAATAGTAAGTGAATACGAGAATAGTACTAATGATGATACGAATGCTCTTGCAAGTCTCTTTACAAAGGAGAGAAAAAAGAGGAATCTTTCTATTTCAGCAGCAGCTAGTCAAATAGGCGTTTCTCATAGTACCCTCTCCCGATTTGAGAGAGGACAAATAAAAAAGCCTACAAATGAAAATATAGAGAAAATAAAAAACTGGTTAGGAATAGAAGACTTGGATTAA
- a CDS encoding IS110 family transposase, with amino-acid sequence METLHKCCAGLDQKVLETSNIKLSTVISDVFGVSGRKLLEQLIFEGFIDQEEVEKKIHGRMAHKKQLITDSLFGTLNDHQLFLIKQSWMHITYLETLISDIEKRIDEILLDYQEEVQLLITMPGIKKDTAAVIIAEIGVDMGQFPTSKHLASWAGLSPGNHESAGKRKSTRTVRGNPHIKSALCEAAWAVSRSRNKRLGIKYWSLAARRGKKKALVAIGHRMLTIVYHMLQNKEPYQELTSN; translated from the coding sequence GTGGAGACTTTACACAAATGTTGTGCCGGTTTGGATCAAAAAGTGTTAGAGACTTCAAACATTAAATTAAGTACAGTTATTTCAGATGTATTTGGTGTTTCAGGAAGGAAACTCTTAGAACAACTAATATTTGAAGGTTTTATTGATCAGGAAGAAGTTGAAAAAAAGATACATGGAAGAATGGCTCATAAAAAACAATTGATTACTGATTCATTATTCGGTACATTAAATGACCATCAACTTTTTCTAATTAAACAATCCTGGATGCATATTACCTATCTAGAAACGTTAATATCCGATATTGAGAAAAGGATCGATGAAATTTTACTAGATTATCAGGAAGAGGTTCAACTTCTAATCACAATGCCGGGTATTAAAAAAGATACAGCAGCAGTCATCATTGCAGAAATTGGAGTAGATATGGGACAGTTTCCAACTTCTAAACATCTCGCTTCATGGGCAGGGTTGTCACCTGGAAATCATGAAAGTGCAGGAAAAAGAAAAAGTACAAGAACGGTTAGAGGAAATCCACATATTAAATCTGCATTGTGCGAAGCTGCATGGGCTGTTTCAAGGAGTCGTAATAAAAGGTTGGGAATCAAATATTGGTCGTTGGCTGCGAGAAGAGGAAAGAAAAAAGCACTCGTTGCCATAGGGCATCGAATGCTTACGATTGTCTATCATATGCTTCAGAACAAAGAACCCTACCAGGAGTTAACTTCAAATTAG
- a CDS encoding tyrosine-type recombinase/integrase, with the protein MKVQEFQIDNKKRYVLIDENNKPVVPVVKYLKYLDNIGKAENTLKAYCRHLKLYFQFLSEKEIGYQEVDLNLLSEFISWLRSPYQSTKVVHLEKTQAKRSERTVNTILTCVQGFYDYLIRIEDYEKDLSEKTKKQVTGQYRSFKPFLHHISKGKPFEKSILKIKEPRRGILTLTKTQVQTVHDACSNIRDALLIRILYEGGLRIGEALSLWIEDFDIGSTTIQVRKSKTVNGEGRKVYVSADTMNVFQDYLIDLHDVDTNFVFINLSGPNKGKPLNYRAAFDVIERIRKKTEIDVTPHMLRHTYATELHEKGVEASIIQKLLGHAQVQTTIQTYMHSSDETIRKEWQKAQDNMKGDQLK; encoded by the coding sequence ATGAAAGTTCAAGAGTTTCAAATTGATAATAAAAAACGATATGTACTCATTGATGAAAATAACAAACCTGTGGTTCCTGTTGTCAAATACCTTAAGTATCTAGACAACATAGGTAAAGCGGAAAATACGTTAAAAGCATATTGTCGTCATTTGAAGTTATACTTTCAATTTTTAAGCGAAAAAGAAATAGGATACCAAGAGGTTGACTTAAATTTATTATCGGAGTTTATATCTTGGCTAAGAAGTCCTTATCAATCTACTAAAGTAGTTCATCTTGAGAAAACTCAAGCAAAGAGATCAGAACGAACAGTGAATACTATATTAACATGTGTCCAAGGTTTCTATGATTATTTGATTAGGATTGAGGATTATGAAAAGGACCTATCCGAAAAAACAAAGAAGCAAGTTACTGGTCAGTACCGATCATTCAAACCCTTTTTACATCATATATCAAAGGGTAAACCATTTGAAAAAAGCATATTGAAAATAAAAGAACCTCGAAGGGGAATTTTAACACTCACAAAAACTCAGGTGCAAACTGTTCACGATGCGTGTAGTAACATTCGCGATGCTTTATTGATTAGGATTTTATATGAGGGTGGTCTTAGAATTGGAGAAGCCTTATCTTTATGGATTGAGGATTTTGATATTGGTTCCACTACCATTCAGGTTCGGAAATCAAAAACTGTAAATGGTGAAGGACGAAAGGTGTATGTATCTGCCGATACTATGAATGTATTTCAAGATTATCTTATTGATCTTCACGATGTAGATACAAATTTTGTTTTTATCAATTTATCAGGACCTAATAAGGGTAAACCGTTAAATTATCGAGCAGCTTTCGATGTGATTGAGCGTATAAGGAAGAAAACTGAGATTGATGTTACTCCACATATGTTAAGACACACCTATGCAACTGAACTTCATGAAAAAGGAGTAGAAGCTTCGATTATTCAGAAGTTGTTAGGTCACGCACAAGTTCAAACTACAATACAAACTTATATGCATTCTTCGGATGAAACAATTCGGAAAGAGTGGCAGAAAGCACAGGATAATATGAAGGGTGATCAATTAAAATGA
- a CDS encoding tyrosine-type recombinase/integrase, producing MKLYKFTNSTKSPRYEQLVQELNGYWKNDLWNAIDCPFYTKDTNLGKQRLKFDETLSSGINHELKYYFFRQLTDSILKMTTIWSSASAINKLQTFILRFYPNIFSFIEIPHEKFSIHYKTYLLELGISNLTIKGYLQLYNRISSFYFEWYDERIETEKDIWDVRKLGIDYNNSKCGYTLNFTFIPSPYRALVKRYFEKRVLMQESLSWGTAIQNIAKLQEFFKYIYCKYPDWKGLTSLSRSDIEGFIYYLRTSPMGGNSVHKGQAPSDNHVHRSLSVIELFILYIQRYEWAEAPIKSAGNLIVPEDKPKLPPKASNEIKYISDFVWNQILNHIGKLPKEIIPIVILLEATGFRISDVCTLKIDCLIQREDGWWIIGDQRKVKNKDHRVPISEEIAMVVISQQKLTREKTTIETNPFNYLFPTYYGPRKGQPISRDNVVNNLNKLAMENKIIDEKRDTYRFKAHAFRHRYGVNLINNGMTILHVQKLMAHASPEMTLVYAKIHDKTLRKEWEKATSSGAIRLNQGGKIIATSIEQQADENGLELEWIRHNLDSIRLDHGFCIKSPKNNCDFLEQTLEPPCIKNNCRSFHVDQTFLNFYNEQITKMESDIQIYQKSGRIRSIEIIQPKLKKYKEIRDGIIKNGGIYGQQKLRRESRN from the coding sequence ATGAAATTATATAAATTTACTAATTCGACCAAATCTCCACGATATGAGCAACTAGTACAAGAACTAAATGGATATTGGAAAAATGATCTATGGAATGCCATCGATTGCCCTTTCTACACTAAAGACACTAATTTAGGAAAACAAAGGCTTAAATTCGACGAGACTTTAAGTTCAGGAATAAACCATGAATTGAAATATTATTTCTTTAGACAGTTGACTGATTCGATTTTAAAAATGACAACAATATGGAGCAGTGCTAGTGCAATCAATAAATTACAAACTTTTATTTTAAGGTTTTATCCAAATATTTTTTCTTTTATAGAAATTCCTCATGAGAAGTTTTCAATTCACTATAAGACTTATCTTTTAGAACTTGGTATAAGCAATTTAACTATTAAAGGATACCTCCAATTATATAATCGGATTAGTTCTTTTTACTTTGAATGGTATGACGAACGTATCGAAACAGAAAAAGATATTTGGGATGTTAGAAAACTAGGTATTGACTACAACAATAGTAAATGTGGTTATACCTTAAATTTCACTTTTATACCAAGCCCTTATCGAGCTTTGGTAAAAAGATATTTCGAAAAACGTGTCCTAATGCAAGAAAGTTTAAGCTGGGGTACTGCCATACAAAACATAGCAAAACTTCAAGAGTTCTTTAAATATATTTACTGCAAGTACCCAGATTGGAAAGGCTTAACCTCTTTAAGTAGAAGTGATATAGAAGGATTTATATATTATTTAAGAACTTCTCCTATGGGAGGGAATAGTGTTCATAAAGGACAAGCCCCTTCGGATAACCACGTTCATCGGTCATTATCTGTAATAGAATTGTTTATTTTATATATTCAAAGATATGAATGGGCTGAAGCCCCAATTAAATCTGCAGGAAATTTAATCGTTCCTGAAGACAAACCTAAACTACCACCTAAAGCTTCTAATGAAATAAAATATATATCTGATTTCGTTTGGAATCAAATCCTGAACCATATAGGAAAACTACCAAAAGAAATTATCCCGATTGTGATTTTATTAGAGGCAACAGGATTTAGAATTTCAGATGTGTGTACTTTGAAAATAGATTGTTTGATTCAAAGAGAAGATGGTTGGTGGATTATTGGAGACCAACGTAAAGTTAAAAATAAAGACCATAGAGTGCCAATTTCGGAAGAAATAGCAATGGTTGTGATTTCTCAACAAAAATTGACTAGAGAAAAAACAACCATTGAAACAAACCCCTTTAATTATTTGTTTCCTACCTATTATGGGCCGAGAAAAGGTCAGCCTATTTCAAGGGACAATGTAGTAAACAATTTAAACAAACTAGCTATGGAAAATAAAATAATCGACGAAAAGAGAGATACCTATCGATTTAAAGCACATGCGTTTAGACACCGTTATGGAGTCAATCTTATCAATAACGGTATGACCATTTTGCATGTACAAAAACTTATGGCTCATGCGAGCCCTGAAATGACATTGGTATATGCCAAGATTCATGATAAAACTCTTCGAAAAGAATGGGAAAAAGCCACAAGCAGTGGAGCTATAAGATTAAATCAAGGCGGTAAAATAATCGCCACTAGTATAGAGCAACAAGCAGACGAAAACGGATTAGAGTTGGAATGGATACGTCACAACTTAGATTCTATTCGATTAGATCATGGTTTTTGTATTAAAAGCCCTAAGAACAATTGTGATTTTTTAGAACAAACTTTAGAACCACCATGCATTAAAAATAACTGCCGAAGTTTTCATGTAGACCAAACATTTTTGAATTTCTACAACGAACAAATTACTAAAATGGAATCTGATATACAGATATATCAGAAATCTGGAAGAATTCGTTCAATCGAGATAATTCAACCTAAACTAAAAAAGTATAAAGAAATTAGAGACGGAATCATTAAAAACGGTGGAATATATGGACAGCAAAAATTAAGAAGAGAATCCAGAAATTAA
- a CDS encoding DUF6262 family protein: MANKNPNTGPLLRSIEDKKNITFQKVEKTLKKMIKQQKKINFNSVAEESGVSKSFLYKYIEIRSRIETLRKQEEGLESPMKVKRDMTEKSKDVIIASLRKRNKNLEEENRKLKEQLKVVWATIYKEIK, from the coding sequence GTGGCTAATAAGAATCCTAATACTGGTCCCCTATTAAGAAGCATAGAAGATAAAAAGAATATAACATTTCAAAAGGTAGAAAAAACACTTAAAAAAATGATAAAACAACAGAAAAAGATTAACTTCAACTCTGTAGCAGAAGAATCTGGAGTTTCTAAATCATTTCTTTATAAGTACATTGAAATTAGATCTCGTATTGAAACTTTAAGGAAGCAAGAAGAAGGATTAGAATCACCCATGAAAGTTAAACGGGATATGACAGAAAAATCAAAAGATGTCATAATTGCATCACTTCGGAAGAGAAATAAGAATTTGGAGGAAGAAAACAGGAAATTGAAAGAACAACTTAAAGTTGTATGGGCAACAATTTATAAAGAAATCAAGTAA
- a CDS encoding DUF3885 domain-containing protein → MFLNDYMNENFPNLNLKPPLFYNWEIGIRFELGEERDREYHYGNNPYVQGVYKRAVTLFESLHSQDEEVFVVVDVNDFGDGKSYKQKGRIFAPYIYEKSVLYKIKHTEIPYIFPEDDEDGKYRTHRFTLECKVSDMKYTPLLKAVCNQDLEIKPSIFHRIYFLNIKRKTIFHVYDDRGCDVLATSSESIRDIYNAYNDWILDYDKDEIDKVFK, encoded by the coding sequence ATGTTTTTAAATGACTATATGAATGAAAATTTTCCTAACTTAAATCTTAAACCACCCTTGTTTTATAACTGGGAAATCGGCATACGATTCGAGTTAGGGGAAGAGCGGGATAGAGAATATCATTACGGAAATAATCCTTATGTGCAGGGGGTTTATAAGAGGGCTGTTACGTTGTTTGAATCATTGCATTCACAAGACGAGGAAGTTTTTGTAGTAGTTGATGTGAATGATTTTGGAGATGGAAAAAGCTATAAGCAGAAAGGGAGGATTTTTGCTCCTTATATCTATGAAAAATCAGTCTTATATAAAATAAAGCATACAGAAATTCCTTATATTTTCCCAGAAGATGATGAAGACGGAAAATATAGAACACATAGGTTTACCCTTGAATGTAAAGTATCTGATATGAAATACACTCCATTGTTAAAAGCAGTATGCAATCAGGATTTAGAAATCAAACCAAGTATTTTTCATAGGATATATTTTTTAAATATCAAAAGGAAAACCATTTTTCATGTGTACGATGATAGAGGATGTGATGTGCTTGCTACCTCATCTGAATCAATACGAGACATTTATAATGCATACAATGATTGGATATTGGATTACGACAAAGACGAAATAGATAAAGTATTTAAATAA